The genomic interval CATGAACCCCAGCATGGCTTTGCCATCCGGCCCGGACTCGGGGACAATCCCTCACCCCCATTTCCCTGCTCTGCTCATGCCACCACTTCTTGCTGCGGGCTCAGACCAGGGGAAAGCGCGACGCTGCCGACCcagcttcttcctttcccacccCACAGCTGACATCGCCCGCAACATGGGTGCCAAGACGGTGATCGCCATTGATGTGGGCAGCCAGGACGAGACGGACCTGTGCAACTATGGGGACAGCTTGTCTGGCTGGTGGCTTCTCTGGAAACGTCTTAATCCCTGGGCTGAAAAAGTCAAGGTGAGGACCGGTGGGATGCGGGGATGCTGGTGAGATGTGTGGGCAGGTTGCTGAGCACCTCATCCTTGCAGGTGCCTGACATGGCGGAGATCCAGTCCCGCCTGGCCTACGTGTCGTGCGTGCGGCAGCTGGAGGTGGTGAAGTCCAGCTCGTACTGTGAGTACATCCGCCCCCCCATCGACCGCTTCAAGACCATGGATTTTGGCAAATTCGACGAGATCTACGTGAGTTGGGAGATGGAGAGGCTGATGGGGTGCTTGGACCATTGTTTAGGGTGCCTCTGGCCATCAGTGGGGTGCCCCAAGCCATGGGTTGGGTTTCTCCAGCCATCAATTGGTGTGTCCTGGCTATGGACTGAGGTGTCTTGGCGATTAACAGGGTGCCCTGGCCACTAATGGGGTGCCCCAGATGTGAATTGGGGTGCCCTTGCCATCAGTTGGGTGTCCAGGCCATTAACAGGGTCTCCTGGAGATGAGGTAGGGTCAACCAGCAATTGATTTGGTGCCCCAGCCACCATTTAGGGGTGCTCTGGTGCACCAGTTGGGGTGTCCTGGCCATTGTTGGGGTGCCCTGGCCATCAGTTGAGTGCCTCAGCCATCGATCAGGTGTCCTGGGCCATCAGTTGGGTTGTCCTACCCATAATTTGGGGTGCCTGGGCCACTGATGGGCTGTGGCTGCTTTCTCCACAGGACGTAGGGTACCAGCACGGCAAGGTGGTCTTTGACGGCTGGAGCCGGGGCGACATCATCGAGAAGATGGTGAAGGACCGGCGGTCGGCTGACTTCTACGAGAGCAAGCGCATGGACGTGAGCGGGGGGTGGCACCAGGGCCTGTGGGTGGTGGAGGCTCCCTGGGGCATCCTGGGACAGGCCACCCTGGCCTTGGCACCCTgattttttaaggattttttccccccccccggtccTGGAGCCATCTTCAGGGAGCAGCACCCTGCTTGTCCCCTCTGTCTCCCCCATGTCCTTCTAGCCCTCCTGGTGCAGCTTGTGCCCCCTGGTGTCCTCCTGTCCCTCACTGGCATCCTCCTGTCTCACCCACCCTGCTCTATCCTCCTGTCCCCTTGGCCCATCTCCTGTCCCCTCAACCCTGCTCCCTCTCCTGTCCCTCACTGGCAGCCTCCTGTCCCCTTCTTGGTCCATCCTCTGTCCCCTTGGTCCATCTCCTGCCTCCACCAGCGTCCTTGTGTCCCCTCCTTGGCtatcccctcctgtccccttgATCCATCTCCTGTCCCCCCCAGGCATCCTTCTCCCATCCTTGGTCCATCTCCTGTCCCCTTGACCCTAGTCCATCTCCTGTCCCTCACCGGTAGCCTCCTGGCCCATCCTTGCTCCATCTCCTGTCCCACTCCCCATCACCCTTTGTCCCCTCGGTCTGTCCTGTCCCCGTGGTCCATCCTGTCCGTTTGCTCCATCTCCTGTCCCACTCCCCATCATCCTTCATCCCTTCGGTCCATCTCCTGTCCCCCCAGCCTCCTTTTGTCCCTCTCTCTGTGTCCCCTGCTGCCCATCCCCATCTCATGTCCCTCTTCCTGTCCCCTCCATCCTCACCCTCTCGcacgtggtggtggtggtggggctgcTCGGGGGGCCCCCCCCACCTTTTTCCTTCCGTAGGTGCTGACGTGCCCCAGCGCTGGCTTCACCGACCTGGCGGAGATCGTGTCCCGCATCGAGCCCGCCAAGCCCTACTTGTCCGACGGATACGCCGACGGTGAGCTCGGGGTGGGGTGTCCAGGGTGCGGGGGGTCAGATCTGGGTGGGTGGGGTCTGACCCTGCACCCCCTCTGGCTCCTCCCAGAGGAGTCCGACTACCTCACCGAGTACGAGGACGAGGGGCCGGAGGCAGCACGGGGCGAGGAGGACGCGTTCGCCCCTTCCGAGTGGGCCAGCGCAGGCGCCTTGGAGGCTGTGAGTGCCCCCCACCATGGAGATCCTCCAAAATGGGGTGCTTCTGGGTTTAGGGGGGCTCCCGAGGGTGCCTCAACCCAGTGCATGGGTGCATGGGGGCATGTGGCCATGGAGACCCTTGGAAATGGGGTGCTCCTGGGTTTGGGGGCTCCCAAGGGTGCCATGATCCCGTGCATGGGGGCATGTGGCCATGGAGACCCTCCAAAATGGGGTGCTCCTGGGTTTAGGGGGGCTCCTGAGGGTGCCTCAACCCAGTGCATGGGGGCATGTGGCCATGGAGACCCTCAGAAATGGGGTGCCCCTGGGTTTGGGGGCTCCCAAGGGCGCCCTGGTCCTGTGCATGGGGTGTTCCCAGGGCAGATCCTGCTCCTGGCCATGGACACCCTCCACAGCAGGCTCAGGGACAACCCGGATCCCACGGGTGCTGCTCCATGTCCCCGTCCCAGTGTCCCCAACAtgtcccatgtcccccccccaccacccaggaggaggagaagaccCTGCGGTACCGCCCGAGCCCGGCCGGGGACCCCTCCGCACCCCACGCCTGAGCCCAAACGCTGCCGAAGGAGCCCGAGAGCCGGCACTACCTCCCCCTTTCTGCGGCTGGTTCCCCGGCACCGCGGCACTTTCCCGCTCGTCCCCCCCTTGTCCCCATCGCCGTCCCCAGGCTGGGGTGACTCCGGGGgacccccatttccccccctcctGCACTGTTGCACTGGCCCAAATTCCCCCTCCAAAGCCCGGCCGTGCCccgctggggaggaggggaagtgactactgtatattttcatttttcttttttttaattattatttaaaacgAACCCAgctgtatattttctttttaaattattattatttaaaattaacccGGTGGTGCTCATCCTGTGGGGATACAAGGCTTCGAGGCCGGCACAGGGCACGATGCGTCTGGCACCGCTGGACACCCCACCTGGTGCGGCAAAAGCCGTGGTACGGTGTTGGGTGGCACGCCGTGATGCCGTATGAACACCCCCAccgcagcacccatgggtgctagTCAAGTGCGTGGACTCGCTGGTGCAAGAGGAGGTTGGAGCTGCGGCTGTAGCGGCGGCCGCAATGGGTGCACGGGAAGGGACGCTCGCCGGCATGCGCCCGCCGGTGCCGCAGCAGTGCCGAGCGATGCCGGAAACCGCGGTGACACTGGGGACAGCGGTGAGGCCGCTCGCCCGTGTGCCGTCGGCCGTGCTCTACCAAGCTGGCTCGCTGGGCGAAGCGCTGCCCGCACTGCCCGCAGGCAAagggccgccgctgcccgccgtGCGCCCGCCCGTGAGCCGCCAGCGCTGCCTGTCGCCCGAAAACCTGCCCGCACTGCCCGCAGGCAAAGGGCCGCTGCCCGCCGTGGGTGCCCGCGTGCGCCCGGAGGTGCGCCCGCTGGGTGAAGCGTCGCCCACACTGCCCGCAAGCGTGGGGCCGGACGCCAGCGTGGCCCCGACGGTGCCGCAGGAGGTTGGCGCGGTCGGCGAAAGCCCGTGGGCATTCGGGGCAGGCGTGGGGCCGTTGGCCGGCGTGGGCGCTGCGGCGGTGCTGGGCCAGGTAAGCGCTTTGGGTGTAGGCACGGGGACAGTCGGGGCAGCGGTGTGGGCGCTCGCCGGTGTGCACCAGCTGGTGCCGCAGCAGCGTGGCGCTGAGGGCGAAGGCTTTGCCGCACTCGCCGCAGGGGAAGGGGCGTTCGCCGGTGTGTGCCAAGCGGTGCCGGGCCAGGTGAGCCCGCTGGCGGAAGCGGCGCCCGCAGTCACCGCAGGCGTGGGGCCGTTCGCCGGTGTGGGTCTGAGCATGCCGGGCCAGCGTGGAGCGGAGGGCGAAGGCTTTGCCACACTGCAGGCAGAGGTGCGGGCGTCCCATGCCGTGGGCGCCCTGGCGGTGTTGGGCGAGGTGGGCGCTTTGCCGAAAGCGCTGCCCGCACTCGGCGCAGGCGAAGGGACGCTCGCTCGTGTGCGCCCGCTGGTGTACCAGCAGCCCCGCGCTGCCGGCAAAAGCTTTGCCGCACTCGGCGCAGGCGAAGGGGCGCTCGCCTGTGTGCCTTCGCCGGTGCGTGGCGAGCGCCGCTCGGTCGCAGAAGCCGCGGCCGCACTCGGTGCAGGAGAAGGGGCGTTCGGCTCCGTGCAGCACCTGGTGCCGCATCAACGTGGCGCTCGCCCAGAACCGCTTCCCGCACACCCTGCACCGAAAGGGACGGGCACCCGCTGCCGTGGCCTCACCATCGTGCCAGCTTGGCTTGGCGGCATCCTCCTCGCGCTGGTTCTGCGGGGCTGATTTGGCGCTGCCAGCATCCGCCATGTCCTGGCATTGTATCCCCAAATCGGCTCTGCTGGTGGCTGCCTCGTCCCGGCACCCTGGCATCAGTTTGGAGCTGCTAGATTCTGCCTGGTTCTGGTTTTGTGTCCCCAAATCTGTGCTGCCGATGTCTGCCTGGCCCTGGCACGCCGGCATCGGTTCGGCACTGTCAGCACGCACTTCATCCTGGCGTTGCAGCCCCAAATCGGCACAGCCAGCATCACCCCAATGCATCAGCGTGGTTTTGGCAATGCCGGTGCCTGCCCTGTCCTTGCTGCCTGGTGTCGGTTCGGTGCTGCCAGCATCAGCCCGACGTTGGCACGGTGGCCTCAGCTCAGCACTGCCGGTGTCTTCACCGTCGTGACTCGCCAGCATCGATTCGGTGCTGCCGGCATCTGCACCAGACTGGCATCGTGGCCCCAAATCGGCGCTGCCGGTGTCCATCCTGTCCCAGCACCCTGGTGCGGTTTTGGTGCTGCCGGTGTCCTCCTGGGTCCTGTCTGCCGTACAAGGAGAGAAGGGGTGAGCAGGCAGCACCCACGGGGGGTCACCccagggggggtgggggtggttcCCCTCCAGGTACCACGGATGCCGGGCCACCGGTGATGGGTGCTGGGCCCAGCTGGTGCAAGGGCCACGGGTGATGGGGACACGGCCCCGTTGGCAGCCCGGTGCCCTGGTACCAGGCCGGTACACCCATCCCCCGGCCAGTAACCGGGCCCCGGTACAGCCCCCTTCTACCCGGTATGGGATCCCCTGGCTCGCTGGTACCGAATCCTCCTGTACCGGCTCCCTGTTCGCAGTATCCCCCGGTCCCCGCTCCCCCCGTaccgacaccccccccccccggtatTCCCCAGTCCCTGCTCCCCGGTGCCGGCCCCCCGCCGTTCCCGGTATCCCGCAGTTCCAGCTCCCCCCGTACCGATCCCCGGTACGTGCTCCCGGTGCtggcccccccctccccggtatCCCCCGGTTCCCGATCCCCCCGTACCGACCCCCGGTACCTGCTCCCCGGTCCTCgctccccccccttcccggtATCCCCCGGTCCCTGCTCCCCGGTGCCGGCCCCCCGCCGTTCCCGGTATCCCTCAGTTCCAGCTCCCCCCGTACCGACCCCCGGCCCCTGCTCCCGGTGCCGATCCCCCGGTCCCGGCTCCCCCCGTACCGACCCCCGGTACCTGCTCCCGGTgccggcccgcccccccccgccgttcCCGGTGTTCCCCCCCGGTCCCGCGCTCGGCCCCGCCCCCCGGCGGCTCCGCTCCCGTCGTGACGGCGCCACCTGGCGGCCGCGGGCCGCGCTGCACCGCGGGGACCCCCGGGACACACGTGGGGGGGACACGCGTGGGGACCCCTGCGGGGACGGGAAGGGGTGTAGGGTGGCCCTCAGGGCCACACGTAGGGACAGGAGAGGTGTAGGGGTCCTgcgaggtggggggggggaaccgtGGGGACGTGCGGCACGGCCACGGCAAAACCGTCACCGTGACGGGACAGCCGGCACGGCCACGGGACACCCGGCAATGCCGCAGCACGCCCGGCACCACTAAGGGATGGCTGGGACAGCCACGGCACAGCCACGGCACAGCCACCACCTGCCACGGCACACCTGGCACAGCCACGGGACAGCCGGTACTGCCATGGGACAGCAGGCACCTCCACGGTACGCTTGGCACAGCCACGGCACACCCGGCACGGCCACTGGACAGGCAGCACAACCACAGGACATCGGGCACCACCATGAGGCACCCAGCTTCACCGTGGCACACGCAGCACAACCACTGGGCGCCTGGCAAAACCATGGGACACCCAGCGTCACTGTGACACAACCACGGGACACCTAGCAACACCATGGAAcaggttttggggctggcagcccttttggggctggtaCCTTCGgcgtgggagcaggggctcgactTTTACAGTTTGGAGGTGCTGGACGAAGATCTCGAGCGAGAGGGATGGTTAAGGTGGCGTTCAGACCCTTTCCATGGGTAGATTtacccgcagccccactgccagTGAGGATGTTAAAGGACCACTCAGACAAGTTTCTGTCTAGAAACATCTCCTCCGTGGCTGgtatttctgttgtgctttaAGGAGAAAATCttcccagctgtgtgctggggctgggtggcCCAGGTGGGTGTggtgaggatggggctgggcttAGGTTTGAAAAGGGCTGCAGGTGGGAaaagggcagggctggctctgctGTGTCAAGGGCTGTAGCTGGTGAGGGGTTTTCCTGTGCTTACTTGCACTCGGGAGCTGGCCTAGGAGAGAAATGAAGGGGCCGCCACAGACAGCTGTCTCTGATAAGAAATAGCAGGTCCCTGTGGCAAGGTTGGATCCCTCCCAGCAATCCCCAACTTCAGGCACCACCAGCACACAGCGCCGGGAGCTCAGGGCCTCCGTTGGCTGCACAGGTGAGCTGCCGTG from Grus americana isolate bGruAme1 chromosome 33, bGruAme1.mat, whole genome shotgun sequence carries:
- the LOC129198556 gene encoding zinc finger protein 497-like; its protein translation is MDTGSADLGPRCQSGADAGSTESMLASHDGEDTGSAELRPPCQRRADAGSTEPTPGSKDRAGTGIAKTTLMHWGDAGCADLGLQRQDEVRADSAEPMPACQGQADIGSTDLGTQNQNQAESSSSKLMPGCRDEAATSRADLGIQCQDMADAGSAKSAPQNQREEDAAKPSWHDGEATAAGARPFRCRVCGKRFWASATLMRHQVLHGAERPFSCTECGRGFCDRAALATHRRRHTGERPFACAECGKAFAGSAGLLVHQRAHTSERPFACAECGQRFRQSAHLAQHRQGAHGMGRPHLCLQCGKAFALRSTLARHAQTHTGERPHACGDCGRRFRQRAHLARHRLAHTGERPFPCGECGKAFALSATLLRHQLVHTGERPHRCPDCPRAYTQSAYLAQHRRSAHAGQRPHACPECPRAFADRANLLRHRRGHAGVRPHACGQCGRRFTQRAHLRAHAGTHGGQRPFACGQCGQVFGRQAALAAHGRAHGGQRRPFACGQCGQRFAQRASLVEHGRRHTGERPHRCPQCHRGFRHRSALLRHRRAHAGERPFPCTHCGRRYSRSSNLLLHQRVHALD